The sequence AAActacaataaatacacaaaggacaaacaaagaacaaaaataaagtctttcatttaaatcttaaaagTTGTTGGaaccaagtattttttttttttttttgtaaatttagcCTGATTTTCATATTTAACTCTATTTCTCACTTTTCATTGCATACCCTTATCTCACAAGCAAAAGGCTGTAAACACACTATACAAGACTGAAAGACTATCTCATGAGCCAAGCATCTGTTAATAAAGCAGGTACTACACAGGTCAGAAAAATCACTAAgtactatttatttatctttgtttcaAAACAGTTTAGTTTTTCAATCCTAAAATCACTGTacagaaaaaattatataaaatattaatattaaatattaatagcaaatttatattataaatgCTTTCTATTCCAattgtaaaactttaaaatatttctacaaAAATGCACAAGGCTGGCATTTAGAACCAGATTAAAACAGGAATTAAGGAATCATAGCAATTCCTTCAGGTATGGTAAACAAAAGATTTAGACTCTTGATATTCAAAGACAGATGGGATGactcaaaatgaaaatgaaaaatgatgaaaagtttttaaaaaagcatttgaaTGGAACACATAGGTATCAAGCATTGAAACaaagaataaattttaaaattccCATAATTGTACCCATTTTTTTCCAATGGACTAGGATATAAACATGCTGTCTACAAGATTAGAGCTTTGTAATGCATACAGCAATAGATTGTATTCTGAAGTCTGCAAACATTGGACAACAGTGCTAATTGAAGTAAAACTAATTGTGATGCTTCTCCTTACAGGCACATCGATGGAAACCACAAATTGGTGAGGTGGAGAATGGTTTTTCATGGCTGTGTTGATGGCTTTAGTCGGACAATCATATACTTGCAGTGTCTTAACAACAACAGAGCATCTTCTGTCCTGGGATTGTTCCGTACCGGAATTCAGTGTTTTGGACTGCCCCTAAGGGTACGCTGTGACCATGGCATGGAGAACACAGAAGTTGCTCGATATATGTTAGAAAGACGGGGCTTGAACAGAGGCAGTGTCATTACCGGGCGCAGTGTCCACAACCAGAGGATTGAACGTCTGTGGGCAGAGCTAAATAGAGTCGTTTCTTTCCACTTCAGTAACCTCTTTAGCTTCATGGAAAATGAAGGCATACTAGATTCTACTGATGAACTACATTTGTTTTGCTTACACTACATCTACCTACCAAGAGTACAGAGGGCAACTGCAGAATTCCGAAATCAGTGGAACCACCATGGATTATCTACACAAGGAGGACAAACACCTCTTCAACTGTGGCAGAGGGGGGTTCTAAACGGTATCAATACTGGTGCAATTCAGGACATTTTTGCAGGAACTGAGAACTTGGAAATCAATGAGGACATCCCTCTACAAGTAGAgactgaaaacaatgttgttatTCCAGTTAATGAGTTTAATGTAAATCCAacagttatgaacagaattcaAGACACTATAGACCCACTGAGAGAGGATGGAAACCATggtattgtattatttttaggCCTGGTAAATGTTCTCAAACAACAGTAACTGATTAAGTCGTTAATAAACTAAAACATTGTggcaatttttgtttttaaacagtttggCTGGGATACTGATAAACAATATGCCTCAAGAAATTACAGAACAAACATTTGATTTCTTTAGAACCACAGTTTTTTATGTTCTaaacggaaaaaaaaaagaaaattagaatgTAAATGCACTGAttgtgaaacacacacaaaaaataaaataaaataaaaaaagcaaaaaggacGAATCTTCTGGCTCAttgcttaaaacaaacaaacaaaaaaaaaacagcaacattgtGGTAACTTATACTTTGCATGAAAatccagatgtttttgtttgtagtaaagtaaaaaaaaaaacaaaacaaaaacaacaggtacttgtacatattattttacattattctcTTCCAAAACCTTGTGTGTTACCTAATGCAAAGTCCATACTCTCCCTGAAATCCTCATATGTATCAAGCAGTGGCAACTTAAGGCAATTGATGCAAGTGTTTGCCATAGGCAAATGGCGTCCAGGGGTGCCTGAGTGATCATGCAAGAAATCAATTGATGGCCGAGGGAAAAAGCCAACCGGTGGGATGACATTTGCACCCGTTGCAAAAGCCAAGATTTTGCCAAGCTTTGATGGTCCCATTTGTTctacaacaaagacaaaacacaagCAATAACTATAGAAAAATGTAACCACCTGTAATTTAGTATAAAGTCTAAagtaacatgaaaaacatccaaaagacaaccaaaaataaacatgtaatgataacagttgaaataaaacaatgtgcTATACCTAGCAGCAATATTTACCTTCAACATCCTGCAGGTAGTCCCTCCAAAATGGGACCACACATTCCTCTGCCCTCCTCTTGTTGCTTCCTGCTGCAGACAGCCTGATGTTGAAAAGATGATCCATTGTGTCAGCAGTGAGTGGCGATGGTTCATGACACATTAAGGGCCTGAAACTATCTGGATACATTCTGATAGCATCCAGAACACCAAGTGTCTTCAGCCCCTCcataaatctataaaaaaagacacacaagaaaagcaaaaacatacatacacacacatattatgGTGAGATAGGAACAACTCACTTATGCAAAGTAACAATTACAATGTTAGTAATTTTAAGTGTTTAATCAAAAATCTAGCAGCTATCAATAATTTTAGGAAAAGgcaagattaaaaacattaaaatgactacTGGTTGTATTTTTTCCtaaacatcaataaaaaatcTTCACTGTATacaaaaagtacattttaaaatagtaCATATGAACTATGTTTATGAGAGGCCCCTTGAGAGATAATTTAAACTTTCTCACACATATACTACAATACTCAGACACACTTGCTcctatatttacacacacatgctactgtactcccacacacacatgttctgAACTCAGTGTACGCATAGACCCTAAATTCTAACGTAAATACAATGTTTATATTCTCCAATTGTGGGATCAGTGTCAGCCAACCagaggaaaaaagtaaaacgaaaaggttacaaaaacaaaaaaagacagaaaagtttaagattttttttaagcactGGATTTATATAGTTCAAAATGgtagcaaaaatattttttcacatcataaaaaaatattaccaaTTTAATTTCTTCTCAGCCGTATTTCACAAACCTTTCAAATCCTCCACTGACTCGGTGGACCACTTGAAACATGAGAATATCTTGAACCATCAAGTACTTGTCTTCAATGCTCTTCAGTGGTCTGAGACACCCAGCATTTGCCAGGTAGTCTTGCAGTGGTTCAATGGCTTGAATCAGGTCGTCCAAATGTGTACATTCTGACACCTGAAAATGCAGCaataaagaataatttaaataatttgtaaacCCAAAATGTAGCTCCTTTAATAGTGttatagtaaaaataaatataacagttTAACAGAGCTGCCGATTATTTTCTGATCAGCTGAGGGTTAGGTGTTGCTGAATCATTCACATTGCAGAAGATTGGTTCTAAGCTATAAATTGGgatattcttttgtttgttcgACATAGAAACTCCCAAACAGTGTTAACTATAGTAGAACATTCAGAATATTAAAAAGctcacaaacatcactgaaAAAAGGTTCAtttaagaggaagaaaaataaactggtagacagtgtttttttttttttttttttacctttttaaccTTTTCATAGAGGTCTGCATCAGCTATATCTTCCAACACAGGCTTCACAGAGGAACATCCACCAACTAGACGAGAATACAACGTTGGTGAAATGAATCCTGGTGGAGGACCGCCATGGACAAGACTTACAGCAATAGCCCGGCCAGCAATAAAATATCGATCTTCTCTCAGAGCTAAAGCACACATGgcatggaaaacaaaacaagatcagtagaaatggaagaaaagccatagaaaaaaaaaacagaggttgggaaaaacaaatatgacaaaaaaatatttaaatgaaaacaaaatataccaAAACTGTCCAGAGCCAAGTTCAGTTTGCCATCTCTTCCTTCAAACATTGGTGAATGTGCAAGAGCTTCCAAAAGCAAACGCAAGAATTCTCTTCTAGGGCCACCGAGGTCCACAGCCTGTTCATCCATTCCCAAGTCATCTGAAAACTTTATGGACATCTGGTACATGGGATTATAAGACAGTCGTTTGAAGCCTCGTTGAGCACCATCCAGTACCAAAGACCTGTTAATGTTGAATCTGCATCTTTGGTTAGTGTCAATTTGGGATGCCAGACTAAGAAGGACTTCCTGTGCTGACTTCATGTTTGGCTGTTCAGATGCCCTGttgaaagataaaaaatgttAGTGTTTGGATATATGATAAATGTAAGCATGTTTAATCTTCTGTCTAGTACCAATATAAGAATACAGTAATTTGCAAGTCTTGGCACAAtgctaatttatttacattttgattcAAAGAAGTCAGACTTTGTTGCAATACTAATGTGGTCTTAATCTGTagttctccatctttctgaagGACGTTTTTCTcctaacttttttctttttcccacaTTTTCATTCCAGTCTTTCTATCTGGTCACTTTGAGAGAAATGCGTTTTATTTGTTAAGCCACTCAACTATGACCTATGAATCTTTGAGACTGCAACCAGACTCCTAACTTGAGTGATGAACTAGAGTTGCTTGGACACATAATAGAAAACTTAGCAGAGAAGCAAGTTTAAAGTGGATcttcatggttttttttttttttttacaggcagtcattacataaattaaattaaaacaaatataatttcaGTCACTATtgtcatgtaattttttttttaccatttgcaGACTGTTTCCCTTGTAATTTTTCTTGGTTCTGACTATTTATCTTTAGGTGCTTAGTTCATAAATTCAAATTATGTATAGAGCTGCTAAGCAAACAGTATATCTgtggtcctttttttttcttcttctttttttttttgtcaaatgagATGCCAAATGAGAAATATTACTCAAATATCTTGGAGTGGGTGATTTGTAAggtttttaacaaataaatggcAGCCAAAGTTGCCtgtgtaaatattaaatgaCTGAGCCTATAACACAATAACCACTCACACATGGCTCTGGAGACTGGCCATTATTGCCTGATTTAATTCTTCATCATCAGAGGAGGGGTCTGAGATGGAACCCATAATTGAAAGGTAGGCAGCATAGTCATCACTGCCAGTAGATGAAATCTGGTTCTCCAAGCCAGTGACACTGGATGTATGTGATGCTACAGAGGGATGGTTAGCCCTCGTCAGATCATCACCAGTTGCTTGTGTCAGTGGAGTCTGGTTACTTCTGGTCTGGTGATCATTGGTTGCTTGCTGTGTTGCCGAAAGCTGAGTAGCTGTGGTACTTCTGGTCAAAGGATAACTGGAAGTTTCTGTTAATGCAGTCTGGTTTCGTCTGGACCTTGTAATCATGTAGTTACTTGTCTGACTTTGAGTGTTAGTCCCCTGGTCACTAGATGCAGATGTCATGTCAAGCTCCACACAGCTGTCCTCCGAGTCTGTGCTGTCAAgctaaagcaaaacaaatgtgCATTTAGAAGATGTTAGGGTGGAGTCCACTACCACACCATGACACAAAgtataataacatttttatatgcAGTCTGAATTAAATGTTTATGATAGTTTACCGTAAAAGGAAGACCGCTTGATGGCTTAATATAAACTGCCTTCGATTTGAATACCTTGTGAATCATTAAGCCATTCAGTTCCTGGCCTTCACGTAACTTTGGTGAAACAAGTTTGTTTCCACATGGCATCAACAGTTGTATACTGAAaaacatagaataaaaaaaaattcaaaatatgTCAGCATCAACAAATTAGCTTCAGTGTATGTTGTATCTTTAGTAAACTACCAATGTCATACCTGACATCCTCAGGAATTCTATCCTTGAATGCTTCTTTTATCTCCGCAAGGACCATCTTGCAGTCCCATGCTTTTCTCATTTCAAAGGCACTTAAAATGTAGCCACGTTCATgaagttttctctttgttttatgtttgcacACTTTATCCCATGAAGGATTGGGCAAGAGTACTACATCCTTGTTGAAGGTAGGATGATTCGGAAGGGCAGGCCTAAAAGGTAAAAGCATTTAATCATATTAGCTTAAATTAAGTAAAGAAGATCACATTTATGTCAATGGCCATTAGAAATTCCAAACGGTTGCCAGGTAACGTAACAACACGGAGacattcaggttttattttaaatgacaacaCATGGAAACTTAAAACTGCCTCGGCAACACTTCTGCAACCAGTTTACCTGCCTAAGTGCAGTCCCTATCACGAGAAGTCTAAAGGCAGCTGACATAATTATTCATGTTTACAACTGTTTAGCTCCAGTTAAATCCCATAATTTTAAATCAACATGTGGTCAGGTGTAAAGAAAAAGTGTTCtaaactgcagacagaaaaacattgaTGCTACCCGACATACTAAAAAGAACTATTTAAAAATCGCCCATTTTTAATTTACTCACCTCTTCCTCGATTTCGAAGTCCATCCACCAAAATACTGTTGAGTTTGAAATCTTGGCCGACTCACTGTGTTAGCACTGAGGCTAGCTTCGGAGGTAAAGCTGCTGGCACTCCCTGATGCACCTGACCTGAATATCCGCCGCATTTCTTGCTCAATTGCCTCGTTTGAAGACGTCCCTGTGGATGACGGCTGCCGACTTTGTTGCAACATTTCAGACATTGTCGAAACAACAGTTGGAGTGCTTAAGATGTTATTTAATAGATTAATTGCCTCACTCAGGCGCTCCCGGTCCGCCATATTCGCATTTTAACAAGGAGGGTGGGCCACGTTCCGATGTCCCGCTTCATTCTTCATCGGAGATAACCAATAACAAACAGAGAATGTAGTTTTACATCCGTTTCAACCAAACTACCTTCCGTTTCAATCAAACTCTCTCACACATACAACTATTCTCATTCACACACCATATTCTATTTTGCATTCAGTTATTTTGTCACTTCCACATGATAATTTGGATTCATGTGGactatttgtgttttatatattctTGTATTTTGTTTCAAATAGTATAGTGTTACGATCTCATACATTGATTAAACATTAGTTTCGCATATACTATCaacttaattttaattgtaataaacTTTTGTGTATGTCTATGATGCACAGTTTACTCTGCAAGAGAGATCAGTGGTTTATAGATTAGAAAAAATATACGGGTGATTCTTTTTTTGTGGCAACATTTAATGTCCACATGTTTGTCCTGCCCtgattttttctaaaatgttcaaaatatttacaacaaagtaCTTTAGTTATGCACTTAGGTGTTTGCcatcatttaaacataaataaaatgtatttcagaTATTAGTTTATATTTTGACAATTATGACAAACACATTCAGTTTCTATGTGTCCGCAGTGCAATGTAATCAGTTTCCTCAAGAAGTGTAGGccattaaattatatatagatatatatttcttttcataACTTGATAAACTAGACTaaactttattttgttatacACTTGAATCTGGTGaaactatattttttatttgctagTTCCTTCATTTTCTACATGTCCCTGTAGtaattttccaccctgttacaATGTGCTTTATGCCTtcaaaaaaaagactaaaattcCATAAAAGCCGATTACAGGAAGTGACATCTTTGGTTTTGATGGTAATtcaactgtggaaaaaaaaggaaagcttaACTGTAGCTctctctttactttttttttttatctttaacatgTTAGACCTGTATGAGGCACTCTTAAAGTTCCACCCTGTTAttgtaaacaatgaaaaatgtttattcagtagaatataaaaaaacatatcttAAATTCAGTTATTAAAGGTGTGTTATTCTGTTAAGGGTTAGCTAGCTAAATGCTGATCAGTTAAAGAACTACAGCTAGATTAGCTAAAAAATTTCCACCCTGTTAGGTCCATGGACCTAACAGGGTGGAGATTAGGGTGGAGAgtcataattataattataatttaatgttattaactttatttacttcatatttatagatatttgtgtgtcttttaacactatatatatgtacaggaaagacaggaaaaaaaaaaaaaaaagaattgcagACCTCACTGAGCGAGAAAAGCATGCccagaggaaaaagtggaagTAAGAAAGAGAGAGGCACAAACCAGGGAAAAGGTTAGGGCAGCGATACCTTCTCCACCCGAATCACCCAATACCCCCGATACGCCAACAGGCCCTTCACCTGCTGAACATTCAAGGTTTGAGCTCAGATCTGTACAGGATTATTTTTTAGAGTTCAATTTTTCTATTCTTAAAACATAGGAATACAACTGCATGTTAATTATGTCTTTTGATTTCTTTCTGTTATAGGCAAAGAAAGTTAGGTCAAAGTcataaaaaaggaataaacaaagactggaaagagaaatagaaaaaattacAGCTCTCctggcaaaacaaaaagcaaaaacagagaaatacagAAAGAGGTGGCAACGGAGTCAGACCTATCACCAATCCTTGTAATACCTGTCATTTCAGATGGCACAATGCAGGACAATGAGGAAAATCATCAgaatttggaattgggaacaaatattttccaccctgttatactCTGTTCCattctgttatgttccattccaccctgttagtaaggtgttttttaattttttttactaaaaacattgaggactgtgaatcttgttgcaccatattaggaagtgaggaacattaaatacacatatatatataaaagttttttaaactaccaatattttccatgttgtcagtaaaaatgagttaaataattctctctttttaatGATACAGACAAATACAATTCATAACTAAATTATCTGTTacaatttaaagaataaaacatattatATTAGCAAAAGGGACATAGTCTTTATAAGAAAAAGTCATTATTGAtcaatatttacatgtttaactaTTTGTGGTCCATATGTAAATGTCCCTAACAGGTTGGAACACATTCAGAGACTATGTTTAAGAGGAATACctgtaattatcattttatccaCTCCTGAGCTTGACCACTATGCATTTCTTATTGTTAAACATGTCAGTGTagtaacaaaatattaaaaacataaaacattacttgtttttttatcaAAGGCCATGAAGTCACAATGTTGCTGCAAACAGAGAATCACCcatacactgctcacaaaaattaaaggagccctttaaagaaacacattagataCATCAGATCTCAATATGAAGTTGGATATCTATATAAATAACGACAGGGCAATGTCTTAGGAACAAAAGGATGCcaagtcttttaatggaaataaaagttttcagcctacagagggctcaattgtgtagacaccctaaaatcagagtgaaatgaagatgtggcaggctagtccatttttccaaaaacttaatttccgcaaattaaaaatgcttttcagtatcttgtgtggcccccacgagcttgtatgcatgcttgacaaCGTCGCGGCATGCTCCTAATGAGACGACGGATGGTGTCTTGTGGCATTTCCTCCCAGATCTGTGTGAGGGCATCCCTGAGCTGCTGTACAGTCTGAGGAGCAACTTGGCGGCGCCTAATGGATTGAAACATAATGTCCCACACATGTTCTATTGGGTTTAAGTCAGGGGATCATGAAGACCATTCAATTGTTTCaattccttcatcctccaggtaCTGCCTGCATACTCTTGCCACATGAGGCCGGGCATTGTCgtgcattaggaggaaaccaggacctactgcaccagcgtagggtctgacaatgggttgaaggatttcatctcgataccttatggcagtcagagaaccatttcctaggcagtagaggtctgtgcgtccctccatggatatgcctccccagactatcactgacccaccaccaaacctgtcatgttgaacgacgttgcaggcagcataacgttctccttgtcttctccagactctttcacgtctatcacaggtgctcagggtgaacctgctctcgtctgtgaaaagtacagggcgccagtggcggacttgccaattctggtgttcttcagcaaatgccaatcgagctccacggtgctgggcagtgagcacagggcccactacaggacgtcgggccctcaggccaccttcatgaagtctgttcctgattgtttgggtagagacattcacaccagtggccctctggaggtcattctgtagggcacgagcagtgctcagcctgttccgccttgcacaaaggagcaggtatcggtcttgctgatggcttgaggaccttctacggccctgtccagctctccgagaataaccaccagtctcctgaaatctcctccatgttctggagattgtgctgggagacacattgaaccttcttgctgcagcacgtgtggatgtgccatcctggagaaGTTGGACAACCTGTGCAACTTCTGTAGGGTTAAGGGATCGCCTCATACTGCCAGTAGAGATAATTACTCAAGCCAAAACCAGCACCAGTGAAAAATCAGCCACAAAAGATCAAGGGGGAGAAACTTGAAATGAcctccacatgtaaaaccagtcctgttttgagggttttctaattgttgccactgtggtgcacctgttgttaattccatgaacaccaatacagctgaaagtgattaacgatgccctcagctgcttaaccaaccagaaaattatcagacaggtttaactgatttcatgccaggcccaataaaaaaagtgtcCCTTTAATTTGTGTGACCAGTGTATAATTTAATAGAGTATGTTAGTAGATGTAAAATGACATGGTACATGTCAAGGGGTATAGAAGTCTATGGGATAAAGCATGATATTAAATACAAGAATGATTATGTATGGAAGAGACTACATAAGTACTTAAGATTGAGCATACTATTGTTTGTAGGCCAGTATAGTAGCATGCGTGTGTGAGtatagtggtgtgtgtgtgagagagtatagtagcatgtgtgagtgagtatagtagcatgtgtgagtgagtatagtggtgtgtgtgtgtgtgggagtatagtagcatgtgtgagtgagtatagtagcatgtgtgagtgagtatagtggtgtgtgtgtgtgtgggagtatagtagcatgtgtgagtgagtatagtagcatgtgtgagtgagtatagtggtgtgtgtgtgggagtatagtagcatgtgtgagtgagtatagtagcatgtgtgagtgagtatagcggtgtgtgtgtgtgggagtatagtagcatgtgtgagtgagtatagtagcatgtgtgagtgagtatagtggtgtgtgtgtgtgagtatagtagcatgtgtgagtgagtatagtagcatgtgtgagtgagtataatggtgtgtgtgtgagtatagtaGCATGTGTGAGAGTATagaagcatgtgtgtgtgaatatagtAGCAAGTGTGTCTGAGTATTGTAGTATATGTGTGAGAAAGTTTAAATTATCTCTCAAGGGGCCTCTCATACTTTAGCGGTTTATGTTAAAGAGTCATGcaatggatatatatatatatatataaactcttGTAAGTTTGTAAGACATTTTAATGCCTGCAGCCTAAAGTAGAGACTTGGTGATTGGTCCATAGATCTGGGACTGTAAATTAAATTCCTTCTGGCCTTTGCAACACAGCACTTGCAACATGACCTGACAAACCCCTTTAAGATTATTCGTGTCTAAATGCTTGTAGCCCTGTGATCTGCTCTGAACTCGTACGCACTCCCCACAGATGATGTGTGATCTAAATGAGTCTACAGGCTTGTCGTCAGGTAATGCTGACGAGCAGAACATGGAAATCACATTAAACCCTACATGAGTCATCGTCAATATGCACAGCTGCTTGTGTAGATGAGTCTTAAAATCTCCCCTTGACAGCAGTTTGGAGCGTACACTTTTGATCAAGAAAGTCAAGGAATGCAATAAAACTATAAGCTAGTATATCTGTTTCAGTCAGAAACCCAGGAGGTCTGTGTTTAAACAGCTGAGGAcgggaaatatatatatatatatatatatatatatatatatatatatatatatatatatacatacatatatatatataaggatTCAAGCTGAATAATCAGAGGAATCCTAaccatgtgtttatttatttatttatttttttgtaaagtaaTTTCAAAGATTGGGTCATTCATAAATGTTCTACCTTGTCTCCAGTCAGTGATTTGGCTGTCGCAGCCTTGCTTCAGTCCTGTCACAGATGCATTTTGACGTCAGTGGATTGTGGGAGAATGCAGACTGAAGCTGAGATGAGCTTCTTTACACTTGTGGGATTTTACGTCAGTGTATCACAGTCACACTGTGGTCTGTTAGTCCATGCTGGAATCTGTGAGgagaatgagagaaaaaaaaattatgaaaatgtcTTTAGAGACCCTGATAGCTCAAAGAGCTTCTTAATTACCACACATTGAAAAGGTATCATTTGATAGTCTTTGCTGAGTGTGGATAACTGCTTTAGCTCCCTACCTAATACAGAAATGTTTCCCCTGCAGATCCTAGCTGTTAACCGAATTcttataaatgtaaatgtgttttatgtcgTGTTTATTTCAGGCAAGAAATGGGGGCTGGCAGGTGTCATAAGGAGCTTAATGACAAAGCAAATCTGCTCACAGATAAAGCCTGGCTTGAGTGCAGAGTATTTATTTGCACTGTACAGAAGTTATCAATACTCCAGGGTATCTTCTTGTTTTGTACATGTACTGCAGGTCCTGCTGGCTTGCTCTCCTAACAGCATTATTATTTAGATAAACCTGTGACTGTATAGACAAAAGAAACGTATTGTGATGTCACCTATTAGTTTGGTCCTGACCACCTGACTCATCTGAAACCAGAAATTACCAACAAGTTTATTTTGCTGTCTGAAAACAGCAAGACCTTCATACCCCCAGAGTACAGACTTACAAGGTAGCCCCTGCAGTCTTAGTAAATACCACCTAATGCAGTTAATAAGCCTTAAAGATGCagtatgtaactttctgacctgaAAACTT comes from Melanotaenia boesemani isolate fMelBoe1 chromosome 20, fMelBoe1.pri, whole genome shotgun sequence and encodes:
- the LOC121630807 gene encoding uncharacterized protein LOC121630807, whose protein sequence is MSEMLQQSRQPSSTGTSSNEAIEQEMRRIFRSGASGSASSFTSEASLSANTVSRPRFQTQQYFGGWTSKSRKRPALPNHPTFNKDVVLLPNPSWDKVCKHKTKRKLHERGYILSAFEMRKAWDCKMVLAEIKEAFKDRIPEDVSIQLLMPCGNKLVSPKLREGQELNGLMIHKVFKSKAVYIKPSSGLPFTLDSTDSEDSCVELDMTSASSDQGTNTQSQTSNYMITRSRRNQTALTETSSYPLTRSTTATQLSATQQATNDHQTRSNQTPLTQATGDDLTRANHPSVASHTSSVTGLENQISSTGSDDYAAYLSIMGSISDPSSDDEELNQAIMASLQSHVASEQPNMKSAQEVLLSLASQIDTNQRCRFNINRSLVLDGAQRGFKRLSYNPMYQMSIKFSDDLGMDEQAVDLGGPRREFLRLLLEALAHSPMFEGRDGKLNLALDSFALREDRYFIAGRAIAVSLVHGGPPPGFISPTLYSRLVGGCSSVKPVLEDIADADLYEKVKKVSECTHLDDLIQAIEPLQDYLANAGCLRPLKSIEDKYLMVQDILMFQVVHRVSGGFERFMEGLKTLGVLDAIRMYPDSFRPLMCHEPSPLTADTMDHLFNIRLSAAGSNKRRAEECVVPFWRDYLQDVEEQMGPSKLGKILAFATGANVIPPVGFFPRPSIDFLHDHSGTPGRHLPMANTCINCLKLPLLDTYEDFRESMDFALGNTQGFGRE